TTGCCCAATCTATTGCAACTACAAGCGGTATGCGATGTACGGAGCCGCAAGACGGACAAAAAGTAGAAAAAGGGTGGATATATATTGCACCGGGGGACTATCATATGTTGGTAGAGCCGAAAGGCATAGATAAAATTATCAGGCTTACAAAGGACGCACCTGAAAATTTCTGCCGTCCGTCCGTAGACCCTATGCTAAGAAGCCTTGTTAATGCCTATGGGAAAAATATCCTGACGGTAATTATGACGGGAATGGGAAGTGACGGCAAGTTAGGTGCAAAACTTGTCCATGAAAAAGGTGGAAAGGTCATAATACAAGACGAGGCATCAAGCGTTGTTTGGGGAATGCCGGGAGCAATTGCAAAAGAAGGCTTTCAAGACGGTATCTATTCAAGTCATGATATTTCTAAGCAAATTATAAAACTATGCAGGAGCGATTTATAATGGCACTGCAAGCTGAGGATTTTGAATATTTTAGTAATCTGATAAAAGAAAAATCAGGAATATTCCTAACCAAGGATAAAGACTACCTTCTCGAAAGCAGGCTTAACCCTATAGTGCAAAAATATGGTCTTAGGGATTTAAGCCAGCTGGTTCTTTATTGCAAAGAGAAAAAAGACGGCTCACTTTTTGAAGAAATAGTTGAGGCAATGACCACTAATGAATCCCTGTTCTTCAGGGATAAAAAACCGTTTGATTGTCTCAAAGATATAATAATACCGAGAATAATAGGCAAGTGTCCCGACAAAAGGCATATCAGAATATGGTCGGCTGCCTGTTCTACAGGGCAGGAGCCTTATTCTATAGCCATGACGATAATGGAAGAGCCTCTACTGGCTTCCCTTACATTTGAAATACTGGCAACCGATGTTGATAAGAACGTAATTAATAAAGCCCAAGCTGGTAAATATTCCCAGTTCGAAATACAAAGAGGCGTTCCTATCAATTACCTTATAAAGTATTTTACGCAAGAGGGTGAGGATTGGTGTGTTAAAGAAGTCCTAAAGCAGCGGATAAAATTCACAAAATTCAATCTCCTCGATAAGCCGAATTTCAGTTCGAAATTTGATATCATATTTTGCCGTAACGTACTTATCTACTTTGACCAGCCAACCAAGGCAAATATTATAATGAACATGGAAAATGTGTTAGAACCGCACGGTGCATTGTTACTAGGTTGCTCAGAAAACATTTTCGGTATAGATGGAACGGGCTTTTCGGCACTGAAGAATAGCGATGGTAACTTAGTTTCCGGTGTTTTCGTTCTAGATAAATAGTTATATTGCTATACCGATGATAGTAATATAAAAAAAGTTTAACAAAAAAATCCTTATAAAATAGCAGCATAAAAATTAATTATAAAAAAATATAAAAAAATATAAAAAAAGTTTATTTTACTGCTTGACTTATGTCTGCATGAGTCGTATAACACCCCTCCCGATGATACATAACGGATTTTAAAAAATAAAAATTCAATATGCTTTTCGTCGGTTGATGTTTGAAATTGTGAATAGGTTTTGACGTATAATAACTGCAAATTTGTATGAGTTAAATGTTGACAGATGCAAGTTTAGTTCTATATAC
The sequence above is drawn from the Pseudomonadota bacterium genome and encodes:
- a CDS encoding protein-glutamate O-methyltransferase CheR; translation: MALQAEDFEYFSNLIKEKSGIFLTKDKDYLLESRLNPIVQKYGLRDLSQLVLYCKEKKDGSLFEEIVEAMTTNESLFFRDKKPFDCLKDIIIPRIIGKCPDKRHIRIWSAACSTGQEPYSIAMTIMEEPLLASLTFEILATDVDKNVINKAQAGKYSQFEIQRGVPINYLIKYFTQEGEDWCVKEVLKQRIKFTKFNLLDKPNFSSKFDIIFCRNVLIYFDQPTKANIIMNMENVLEPHGALLLGCSENIFGIDGTGFSALKNSDGNLVSGVFVLDK